The following coding sequences are from one Haliotis asinina isolate JCU_RB_2024 chromosome 3, JCU_Hal_asi_v2, whole genome shotgun sequence window:
- the LOC137276948 gene encoding uncharacterized protein, with translation MDAIIKKYDLKKGTEALEEKMEDELRSWSYENMEGTVDKKMVLNALSVLQGKVCVADFPTEDSHAGSMAKTAFDNISTCITYIIDENQGKPKEFFDPLLDFVLKLTGSGPGTTHLKLISEVYGVSGFQEYCHKMKGDQVKKILAACKKEYKTKEKIDYEDYASEVRGKMSYVLEDGFSDEQCVANRADFMDLYMYFKFGFHDRKEEERKMMCDLADWIARHFDGNPLNGVTNKAEYMKFLSHLKEIVMDKSFPKDTDAVDYIKEGLSGLFEAMTEAKNVKDLYNEIMDFAAELIDKKAGKPVHELVNAVGDFFDDVEHNQVMGREKMFESVCKKLTQIAEQAKDHSLLGVKFADAIVEDVLVKAMGRTPEHVTLLILLIKALVTVPQVNTLRAAQTALYEREKAIKWKDNVAEAKAIFVGIGQVKVAESEEREEILDKYESFTGMFLDQLKIARVMDKIHTTMVNFVLSIVEKKNDAMYSVGYKVVDPIEFDAKKDKGLLMKVLRAVDTALKDDSYPWLENFDFSGMISYLASHAVQGIKAGNLLTQDDYNVLISISNTCAKKDFYHPHTGEPGNVFYGIYTDVTMEVLSKLDDINKVEWAVPMLGNLIDLLRHEDESVREVVGNMLQHVCIKSGVVLAPHVDKLISCYFEDEKYYMLQPLVSIYPEKPGPINKAFQKFMAHHDRGDTLTRTFMLQLFAAAAKKHPEVFTEQNLKDLWSDAKKDHTSAAQILMLFEDVAKQQPEKIGKLLPLLADSKDLADFVKPCLMNVIKHVGVRSEKYAEEVLDLYMKIFKGREEQTLFLCVLDGLRNVGGKYVPLLAKHRADLEKVKARAQIQYTKDGINGLIDIIEGRSLAALSEDIKDTQDDVQELDSKVTVTQKNVKVVTKEVDKQKKEIKTVKKDVKTQGKKIDTLEETVDETVAKVEEIDGKTLSHAPFWSRDVSKLLNPKGDHDWRLLSTRLGYSNDDIRGWAQQHDPCMAMLNEWYATRKTSEASYAVLTALQEMNRMDAASIVENAMKMAETVVEDEPFEYASPPEVFISYQWGIQNEVKLLKRHLEMAGYECWMDIGQMGGGDKLFEKIDQGIRGSKVIISCVTEKYAKSPNCNREVNLSVSMGRPIIPLLMEKQTWPPAGSMGPIFSEYLFIRFFTRPGEETGDDRYWSAAKFQELLMQLNYNGIVPDEAKVMKEYKQWWTPVVEEIKIDKKKKTDNKGEKPQTTVSTEVAALSPDVFISYQWGKQKQIMLLYRRLTSLGYSCWMDIHQMGGGDSLYDKIDRGVRGCRVILSCITTKYALSANCRREVSLADALKKPIVPLLLEKITWPPSGPMSMVFTQLLYINFSKDESVQEKWTGKEFEEMVGKINNYVPALTDNGTPKSEDKKPKTSASDNSTNPKTQSSKPSKTNDKVSPAPAPAPAPTPAPDPNPASSPAPASSKENRSQTPSSNENKSKSCTII, from the exons AAAATGAAAGGCGATCAGGTGAAGAAAATCTTGGCTGCGTGTAAGAAAGAGTACAAGACGAAGGAGAAGATCGACTATGAAGATTACGCCAGTGAAGTCAGAGGCAAGATGTCGTATGTCCTGGAGGATGGATTCAG TGACGAGCAATGTGTAGCCAACAGGGCGGATTTCATGgatctgtacatgtatttcaaatttGGCTTCCATGATCGGAAGGAAGAAGAACGAAAGATGATGTGCGATCTGGCTGATTGGATAGCCAGGCACTTTGATGGCAATCCACTAAAC GGCGTGACAAACAAGGCAGAGTACATGAAGTTCCTGTCTCACCTGAAGGAGATCGTGATGGACAAGTCCTTCCCAAAGGACACGGATGCCGTGGACTATATCAAAGAAGGACTCTCCGGACTATTTGAGGCTATGAC TGAAGCGAAAAATGTTAAGGACCTTTATAATGAAATCATGGACTTTGCAGCTGAGCTTATTGACAAGAAAGCTGGAAAGCCCGTGCATGAGTTGGTGAACGCTGTCGGCGACTTCTTCGACGACGTCGAACACAACCAAGTTATG GGCAGAGAGAAGATGTTTGAGAGTGTATGCAAGAAGCTGACACAGATTGCGGAACAAGCTAAAGACCACAGCTTATTGGGTGTCAAATTTGCGGATGCAATTGTGGAGGATGTTCTTGTCAAAGCAATGGGCAG AACGCCTGAACATGTAACACTCCTGATTCTACTGATCAAGGCTCTCGTCACAGTACCGCAGGTGAATACCCTGCGGGCGGCTCAAACAGCATTGTACGAGAGGGAAAAGGCCATCAAATGGAAG GATAATGTCGCGGAAGCCAAGGCCAtttttgtaggcattggtcaaGTGAAGGTAGCCGAGTCAGAGGAGCGCGAGGAGATCCTGGACAAGTACGAATCGTTTACAGGAATGTTCTTGGATCAGCTCAA GATTGCGCGTGTCATGGACAAAATCCACACTACTATGGTGAACTTTGTTTTGAGTATTGTGGAGAAGAAGAACGATGCGATGTACAGTGTTGGCTATAAGGTTGTGGACCCAATAGAGTTTGATGCCAAG AAAGATAAGGGCTTGTTAATGAAAGTGTTGCGTGCGGTTGACACGGCTCTGAAGGATGACAGCTACCCCTGGCTTGAAAACTTTGACTTTTCAGGAATGATATCATATCTAGCATCACATGCTGTTCAGGGAATAAA GGCCGGGAACTTGCTAACCCAGGACGACTACAATGTCTTGATCTCCATCTCTAACACGTGTGCCAAGAAGGACTTCTACCACCCACACACGGGAGAGCCTGGGAACGTCTTCTACGGCATCTACACGGATGTTACCATGGAAGTGCTAAGCAAG ctggaCGATATCAACAAGGTGGAGTGGGCGGTCCCCATGCTTGGAAATTTGATTGACCTGCTGAGGCACGAGGATGAATCTGTCCGAGAGGTGGTCGGCAACATGCTACAACATGTATGCATCAAATCTGGAGTAGTGTTGGCGCCACACGTCGACAAATTAATCTCCTGTTATTTCGAGGATGAAAAGTACTACATGCTTC AGCCACTTGTGTCCATCTACCCCGAGAAGCCTGGCCCCATCAACAAAGCATTTCAGAAGTTCATGGCACACCATGACAGAGGGGATACTTTGACTAGGACGTTTATGTTACAACTGTTCGCAGCCGCCGCCAAAAAACATCCTGAG GTATTCACGGAACAAAACTTAAAAGATCTTTGGTCTGATGCAAAGAAGGATCACACTTCGGCTGCACAAATACTCATGCTTTTTGAAGACGTGGCCAAACAACAGCCAGAAAAGATTGGGAAACTCCTGCCTCTGCTGGCGGACAGTAAAGACCTGGCGGACTTCGTAAAACCCTGTCTCATGAACGTCATCAAGCACGTCGGTGTCAGATCAGAG AAATATGCTGAAGAGGTTTTGGATCTGTACATGAAGATATTCAAAGGCCGCGAAGAGCAGACCTTGTTCCTGTGTGTGCTGGACGGTTTGCGGAACGTTGGGGGGAAATATGTCCCCCTTCTGGCCAAACACAGAGCTGATTTGGAGAAGGTGAAAGCCAGGGCACAGATTCAGTACACCAAAGATGGCATCAACGGTTTAAtagacatcatagaaggaaggAG CCTGGCCGCCTTATCTGAAGACATCAAAGACACACAGGACGATGTGCAGGAACTCGACTCCAAGGTCACGGTTACTCAGAAAAATGTCAAGGTCGTCACGAAGGAGGTAGACAAGCAGAAGAAGGAAATAAAGACAGTGAAGAAGGACGTGAAAACTCAGggaaagaaaattgatactCTGGAGGAGACGGTGGACGAAACCGTGGCCAAGGTGGAAGAAATAGATGGGAAG ACCTTGAGCCATGCTCCCTTCTGGTCTCGAGATGTGTCCAAGCTTCTCAACCCCAAGGGGGACCACGACTGGAGGCTACTGTCAACTCGCCTGGGTTATAGCAACGACGACATCCGAGGCTGGGCCCAGCAACATGACCCCTGTATGGCCATGCTGAATGAGTGGTACGCCACCCGTAAAACCAGCGAGGCCTCGTATGCTGTGTTGACGGCTCTGCAAGAGATGAACCGGATGGATGCGGCCTCCATTGTGGAGAATGCCATGAAGATGGCAG AGACTGTTGTGGAAGATGAACCGTTCGAGTATGCGTCCCCTCCAGAGGTCTTCATCAGCTATCAGTGGGGAATCCAGAACGAGGTTAAGTTGCTGAAGCGCCACCTGGAGATGGCGGGCTACGAATGCTGGATGGACATTGGTCAGATGGGAGGAGGAGACAAGCTGTTTGAGAAGATTGACCAGGGAATCCGGGGCTCCAAAGTGATCATCAGCTGTGTGACGGAGAAATATGCAAAATCGCCCAACTGTAACAGAGAG GTGAATCTGTCGGTGAGCATGGGACGTCCTATAATCCCCCTCTTGATGGAGAAACAGACATGGCCCCCCGCTGGTTCCATGGGCCCCATCTTCAGCGAGTACCTGTTCATCCGCTTCTTCACTCGCCCAGGAGAGGAGACCGGGGATGACAGATACTGGTCAGCAGCCAAGTTTCAGGAGCTTCTGATGCAGCTCAACTACAACGGCATCGTCCCAGACGAGGCCAAGGTCATGAAAG AATATAAACAGTGGTGGACCCCTGTTGTTGAAGAGATCAAGAtagacaagaagaagaagacagaCAACAAAGGAGAGAAGCCTCAAACTACAGTGTCAACAGAG GTGGCTGCCTTGTCCCCTGACGTGTTCATCTCTTACCAGTGGGGCAAACAGAAACAGATCATGCTCCTCTACCGGCGTCTCACCAGCCTCGGCTACTCCTGTTGGATGGACATTCACCAGATGGGAGGTGGGGACTCCCTCTACGACAAGATCGACCGTGGAGTGCGGGGCTGCAGGGTCATACTCAGCTGTATAACCACCAAGTATGCCTTGTCCGCCAACTGCAGGAGGGAAGTCAGTCTGGCTGATGCCCTGAAGAAGCCAATAGTTCCTCTGTTACTGGAGAAGATAACATGGCCGCCTTCCGGTCCCATGAGCATGGTGTTCACGCAGCTTCTTTACATCAACTTCTCCAAGGACGAAAGTGTACAGGAGAAATGGACAGGCAAGGAGTTCGAAGAAATGGTTGGCAAAATCAACAACTATGTTCCAGCACTAACAGATAACGGTACACCTAAATCAGAAGATAAGAAACCAAAAACATCTGCATCAGACAACAGTACCAATCCaaaaacacagtcaagcaagccTTCAAAAACCAATGACAAGGTCTCCCCCGCCCCAGCCCCAGCTCCCGCCCCAACCCCAGCGCCTGACCCCAACCCAGCCAGCTCTCCTGCTCCTGCCTCCAGTAAGGAAAATAGGTCCCAAACCCCATCTTCAAATGAGAACAAGTCAAAATCTTGCACGATTATATAG